Below is a genomic region from Bacteroidota bacterium.
AGGAAGCAACAGATAATGACTACAACGCAGCCCTAAAATTTTCAATAGAGAACATAGACAGAATTTCCATTTTTAATGGAACCCATAACGAAAAAAGTTCGAAATATCTATGCGAATTGATGCAGGAACATTCGTTGCAGAAAAATGATAAACGGATATATTTTGCACAACTTTATGGGATGAGTGACCATATCAGTTTCAATTCGGCTGATGCAGGATATAATGTTGCAAAATATGTTCCGTACGGACCAGTAAAATTCGTAATGCCATATTTGCTACGAAGAGCCGAAGAAAATACCTCGGTTGCCGGACAAACCAGTATAGAACTTGAGTTACTACAAACCGAAATGCAGCGAAGGAAAAACCTTAAAAAGTAAAAAATATGATTATTGATACAAGAAAACGAGGAACGAATATAAAACTTGGATTTGTTTTGGGTGGAATTACTGCATTGGCACTACTTGGGTTTATCTGGTTTTCGGGAATATTTGTGAGCAATCATGCCCCATTGGCAATCACAATAATATTTGTTGTTACATATATTTTCGTATCAATACGCTCATACCAATTTATTTATTATTCCGATGAAGGCGATTTTATAATTTTCAGATATTTCAAAATTATTCCTACAACTTTAGTTCATAGTTCAATAGAAATTAAAAAAAACTCGCTTTCGAAGTATGAATTGAAAAAATCTTTTTTCAACCTGCGAGAAGAAATTATTTTTTCGCAAAAAACGAAAAGAGGGATAGCTAAATTTCCGCCCGTAAGCATTGCAATTTTAGACCAAAAACAAAAAGAATATTTAATTAAATCGCTTAATAAAATTTTAAACTAATTTTTACTATTATGAAACACATTGTATTTTTAATTTTAGTTTCGTTTCTAATTTTCAGCACTACCGATTTGTTTTCGCAATTTGTAGTGAGCGGACAGTTTCGCCCAAGAGCAGAACTCGGAAACGGGTACAAAGTTTTACCTACAGAAGCTGACGACCCAGGGTTTTTTATTAGTCAGCGAACTCGATTGAATTTTAACTATTCAACTGAGAAAATGAAGACCCGTTTATCTTTTCAGGACATCAGGGTTTGGGGAGACGAAGATATTTATAACAAAAGCGGAGTCTGGGCAAAAGATGCTAAAAATCTGGACGTTTACGAAGCATGGTTCGAATTTAAGATTTTCGAAAACTCTATGCTAAGAATTGGAAAACAAGAACTTAAGTACGATGACCAAAGACTAATTTCGTGGAGAAACTGGAGTCAATACGGACTTACCTACGATGCACTTCTGTATAGCTTCAATAAAAAAGGAATTCAAGCAGATGTGGGATTATCTTTCAACAATAAAAGTTCAAACTCTGTTAGAAAAGAATATTATTCTGATAACAATCGAATGAAAACCTTAAATTTTATTTATCTGAAAAAGAAATTCAACAAAGCCATGCACTTGTCGCTGATTGCAGTAGCCAGCGGATACGAAAAAGAAGGAAATCCTTCAATAATTTATTTGTCAGAAACAATGGGAGGAAATTTTGTTTTCAAAAATAAAATTGTGAATGCCTCAGCTACAGCGTATTATCAAATGGGTGAAAATCCAACAGGCCAAGATGTAAGTGCTTATTTGATTGCTGCAAAAGTTTTAGGCACCTATGACAAGTTCACTTTTGGAGGAGGTATAGATATATACTCGGGGCACGATACTGAAAACACCGACGAAGATTATGTTAATACCGACCACACTTTCGACAATTTGTATGGTGCAAGATTTAGTTTAAACGGAAATATGAACCATTTCACATTGTTCGATGCACATACTAAAAATGGCGGCTTGACCGATATTTATGTGCATTTCAAATATGCTATAAGCAAAAAATCTACGGTAAAAACCGATTTTCATGCTTTTTCTTTAACAAAAGATGTTTTAAATACTGTGAGCCTGGAAAACTATGATAAAGCGCTCAGTAACGAAATTGACATTGCCTATATCCATAAATTTAGCAAGGCAGTGAAACTAAATGCCGGTTTTTGCTATTCGCTACCAGGCGAAACTCTTGAAATGTTTAAAGGAGTTTATGTTGAAGGTGAAGATGTTATTAATCCGCTTTTTAGTTATTTGATGATTACTGTAAGCCCAACTTTTTTCAAGAGCAAATAATATTCAGAATATAGTCTAATTGTACATTTTACATATTTTACATATTTTAGCAAACTTTTAAAACAAAAATTTATAAAATGAAAAATCAATTTTTAGCATTAATTATTATAGTAGTAAGTCTTGTTTTCAGTAATAAAGCGAATGCTCAAATATCAAGTAGCGACCGCATTTTCAGTTTAGGAACATCACTTGGATTTTATCCAAAATACGATGATGAATATAATAAAGATGCATACAAATTTACTTATTCAACACCAATTTTTATACAATATGAAAAAGGTTATGGAGAAGGTTTTGAGATAGAAGAATTAGATAATTTACTGAGCTATGGTGTATATTTGGGCTACTGTAATAAAGAATACTCCAAAGATATTAATGATGGTGGATTGCAATATATGGTAAAAGGCTACAACAAATTTGATTACTTCATGGTAGGAATTGTTGCGAATTTGCATTATAAAGCATGGCTTGCTGAATATAATCTTCCTTCCTTGCCTGAAAAATTAGATTTGTATTTGTCAATTAAGGTAGGGGCAGTTATTAATTTGGAAAGGACAAATTACGAATACGTATATCCAAATGATAATATTCTCCCAACAACCAAAAAAGATACAGAAGTAAATTTCTATGCGGCACCACAACTTGGAGTAAGATATTTAATTACAAAAAATCTTGGAGTATTTACTGAAATAGGCCGCCAGAATTTATCGTGGTTTAGCTTAGGTTTGAGCTATAGCTTTGAGAAATAAGATAGCATGTTAGCATTTTCTTTATGATGGATCTTAATTTACTAAAGTACAAAATTGGGATTAGTTTAATTCCTGGAATAGGAAGTGTTATTGCAAAAAAATTGATTGCATACATTGGAGGTGTCGAAGCAGTTTTTAAAGAAAAGGAGAGTGTTTTACAAAAGATTCCGGGAGTAGGTTCCATCTTAGCTCGCAGCATAGTTAGACAAAACGTTCTTATTCAAGCAGAAAAAGAAACTAAGTTTATTGAAAAAGAAGGTATTAATGCCTTCTTTTATTTAGATGCAGATTATCCTAACAGACTGAAACAATGCAACGATGCTCCAATCATCTTGTATTCGAAAGGAAATGTCGATTTCAATCAAGAAAAAGTAATAAGTATAGTTGGCACTCGAAAAGCAAGTTCGCGTGGAAAAGAGGTTTGTAGCCAATTGGTTACAAAACTCAGGGAAAACAATCATAATCCAATAATTGTAAGTGGCTTTGCTTATGGTATCGACATTTCGGCACATAAGGCTGCAATAAATAATAAATTGCCAACAGTGGCGGTTTTAGCTCATGGATTGAATACAATATATCCGGCATTGCACAAAAAATATTTAAACGATATTTTTGAAAATGGAGCAATTATTACAGAATTTTTGCACGAACAGTTGCCTGAAAGAGTAAATTTTGTAAAGCGAAACCGAATTATTGCCGGAATTTCGGATGCGACTATTGTAGTTGAATCTCCGGTAAAAGGCGGCTCTTTAATAACCGCAGAGATTGCAAACTCGTATTTTCGAGATGTTTTTGCTTTTCCGGGGCGAACAAATGATACATATTCAAAGGGATGCAATAAATTGATAAAATGCAATAAAGCAGCTTTGATTGAAGATGTTGAAGATCTTGAGTATATATTAAATTGGAATAAGAAAAAGGGAAATTCACATGCAATTCAACAAAAATTATTCAACGAATTGTCTGAAAACGAAACTATTATTTTAGATTTGCTCAAAGAAAATGGAGAATTAGAAATAGATACAATTAGCAGAATGTCGAAATTGCAAATAAGTAAGGTTTCGTCATTGTTGTTAAATCTAGAATTTGCAGGACTTATAAAAGCTTTACCGGGAAAGATTTTTACTCTATCATAAGCCTTGCAAATTGAAATTTCAAAAAAAATAGAAATGGAGAAAACAGCTCATAATAAAAAAATTGCAGTCTTAGGTGGCGGAAGTTGGGCTACCGCAATAGTAAAAATGCTTTTGAATAACGAATCAAAAGTAAATTGGTTTATGCGAAATCCAGACCTGATAGAGTCGATAAAAAGATTTCATAGAAATCCCAGATATTTAAGCTCTGCTTACCTCGAAATTAGCAAAATCAATTTTTCTTCTGATATTAACGAAATTGCAGAAAAATCTGATGTTCTTATTTTTGCCATTCCTTCTGCTTTTTTGAAACTGGCACTTGGTAAACTAAAAATCAATATTGAAGACAAAATTATTGTATCAGCAATCAAAGGGATTGTTCCGGACGAAAATATGATAATTGGCGATTTTTTTAATAATAAATATGATATTCCATTGCCTTCAATGGTAATAATCTCAGGCCCTTGTCATGCTGAAGAGGTTGCACTTGAGCGTTTGTCGTATCTAACTATAGCTTCGCAAAGTGAAGACAATGCAAAATATATTGCCAGCTCATTGCAGTCGAGATATATAAAAACACTCATCTCCGACGATATTTTTGGCACAGAATATTCAGCAGTTTTGAAAAATATTTTTGCAATTGCCGCAGGAATTTGTCATGGTTTGCGTTATGGTGACAATTTTCAAGCAGTGCTGATTTCCAATGCCATTCGCGAAATCAAACGTTTCGTTGATACAGTCCACCCAATAACGAGAGACATCAAAGATTCTGCTTATCTTGGCGACTTGCTTGTTACTGCTTATTCCAAATTCAGCAGGAATAGAACTTTCGGAACAATGATTGGTCAGGGATATTCCGTAAAGACCGCCCAATTGGAAATGAACATGATTGCAGAAGGCTATTATTCAACTTATTGTATATCAAAAATAAATGAAAAATATAAAGTAGAAATGCCTATTACAGAAGCTGTTTACAATATCATTTATCGAAAAAAATCGCCTGCTAATGAAATTAAATTATTAACCGATAAGTTGAACTAAAACAAAAAAAATGTTAGTAAAAGCATACGGTTCTGCTGTTTACGGAGTTTCAGCCACGACTATTACCATTGAGGTGAACGTATCGCAGGGAATAAATTTTTTTCTTGTCGGATTGCCTGATAGTGCTGTAAAAGAAAGCCAGCAAAGAATAGATTCAGCTTTACGTACCAACGGATATAAAATACCTGGGAAAAAGGTTGTTATAAACATGGCGCCTGCAGATATTCGCAAAGAAGGCTCTGCCTACGATTTACCTCTCGCTATTGGTATTATGGCAGCATCTGAACAAATAAAATCCGAAAAAGTTGGGGATTATGTAATTATGGGCGAGCTTTCTCTTGACGGAAGTTTGCAGCCAATAAAAGGAGTATTGCCAATTGCAATTCAAGCACGAGAAGAAGGTTTCAAAGGATTTATTTTGCCAAATCAAAATGCAAAAGAAGCCGCCGTAGTCAATAATTTGGAGATTTATGGTGTTGATAATATCAAAGAAGTAATTGATTTTTTCAATGAAGAAATTGAATTAGAGCCAACTGTGGTTAATACTCGCGACGAGTTTTATAAGAATATTAATATTTGCGATTTCGATTTTTCCGATGTAAAAGGTCAGGAAAATGTGAAGCGTGCTTTGGAAGTTGCTGCCGCCGGAGGGCACAATATAATTATGATAGGACCTCCGGGTGCCGGAAAAACTATGTTGGCAAAACGTATCCCTACGATAATTCCTCCACTGACTTTGCATGAATCATTAGAAACAACAAAAATACATTCGGTTGTAGGGAAAATTTCGCGTGAAACTTCTTTGATTACAAGTCGTCCTTTCAGGTCGCCACACCACACAATTTCTGATGTTGCACTTGTTGGAGGCGGACAATTTCCGCAGCCCGGAGAAATTTCCTTAGCTCACAATGGCGTTTTATTTTTAGATGAATTGCCCGAATTTAAGCGTACAGTTTTGGAGGTTATGCGTCAGCCGCTGGAAGACCGAGTCATTACCATTTCTCGAGCAAAATTTTCGGTAGAATATCCAGCAAGTTTTATGCTTGTTTCTTCTATGAATCCCTGTCCTTGCGGATATTATAATCATCCAGAAAAAAATTGTGTTTGTTCGCCGGGAGTTGTCCAAAAATATTTGAACAAAATTTCAGGACCTTTGCTAGATAGGATAGATATTCATATTGAAGTAATTCCTGTTTCGTTTAAAAAACTTTCGGAAACGAAAATGTCTGAAAATAGCATAGAAATAAGGCAAAGGGTGATAACCGCAAGAGAAACTCAGGAGAGGAGGTTTGCAGAAAATAAGGAAGTTCATTCAAATTCGCAGATGAGTTCAAAACAAATCAGAAAATATTGCGAAATAGATGAGACAGGCAAAACATTGTTGAAAAATGCTCTGGAAAAATTAGGGCTTTCAGCTCGGGCTTATGATAGAATCTTGAAAGTTTCGAGAACTATAGCAGACCTTGAAGGTTACGAAGATATTCTATCTGACCATCTGGCGGAAGCAATACAATATAGAAGTTTGGATAGGGAAAATTGGGCTGGGTAGAAATTTGTAATTGATTTACATACACCAAGTCAACAAAACAGATCCGCCAATATATGAAAATGCTTCAATTAATGCAGCACCGATATTTGGTTTTTCCTGATTTATAATTTCGTCAGTAAGTTTTTGTCCGGGCAATAAAATTTTATCACTTAAGAATCTTACAACTGGTAATAGAATTATTCCAATTAAAACCTCAATACCTACAAATGACAGGGTAGTAGCCCAACTTTCGAAATCGTCCATTAGGGCAAAGCGAATAAGATTTCCGATTGCTATTATTGCCCCTGCAAATCCAATTCCAACAGCTACATTGTCTTTTTCTATATGTTCGTGAATGTTATATGGAGTAATCAAATCGTAAACAAAACTAATAAGTAAAATCACGATTTGACCGATTGCCCAGAAAACCAATGCTGTCATAATACCACCACCTTCTCCGGAAACTGCTCCGAGAATTATTAGACCTGTAGCAATAGAATTTGCAGCTTCTACAACTCCTGTACCGGCATTTTGGTCATCTATTATTTCTTTTCTTACAGAAAACTTCCGTAGAATAATCTTATCGTTGATTATTATAGAAATATTTAGAAGCAAAATTGCTATAAAGCCATAAATGAAAATATCTGCTAAATCGATGAGTAAGCCATTCGAAGGTCCAATTATTGCACTTCCAATTGCCAACAATAAACCAACAAAATATCCGGTATGTGAAATGGCAAATGCAAAATTGTCTTTATGTACAAGTTCGTCTTTTATATTAATATTTCTATGAAATAGCTGGTAAACCATTTTGCCAATAAAAAACAATATAAATCCACTTGCAAGATAAACTACTGTCGTGATTGCTAGGTCTAAGATATGTGTCATTTGGTTATTTTTTTAATAGTTAAAATAGCTTGAAAAATAAATATTATTTGCCACTTCCGCCGCCTCGCGAGCGAGATCTTGAGCTGCTATACCTTGAGCTAGATCTGCTTGTTTTAGACGTACTGGAACTTCTCGAAACTTTGCTTTGCACTTTGTTCCTGAAATTTGAGCTATTTGTATATTTCGAATTACTTCTCGATTTTGTATTATTGTCGCTATATGTACCATAGTACGATTTTCCGTTCGAGCTGGGCCCATAGTACGATTTTCTTCCGTAATAGTTTGAATGATAGTCGTTCCAATGGGTTCTGTTGGCAGGATAAGAAATCATATGAAACATACTCGAAAGCATGGCATATTTTCCATAAAATTCCCAAAAACTACTGCCGCCTCTATCGGACCATTTTCCGTATTTTTCGTTGCCAACATAGTTGGAATAGCCGGCCGGACTTGCAGTTTTGTTAAGTTTTCCATCAGCATTTCGCGAAATAATTTCCATCCCCATATTGTTTTCGTGAAGATAAAAGAAGTCTTTGCCTACTTCTATCCAATCGGTTTTTGTATCGGAAATATTTTCATTTTTTTCAGTAACTATTTGGTATTGATGTTTGTAGGTTTTTGCAAATGTTCCTTCAACACCCATATCGTATAAAACTATTGAAAAAACTGCATCGCTGGGCAAGTCTCTTACGAGAACATCAACAGGGTTTTTTACAAATTCCTTGCTGCTGCACGACATCAAGATTATTATCAGTAATAGGCTGAAAGATAGATGAATATTTTTCATTTCTTTATTTTTTATAAAAGGAAATATTTAGTTTATTTTGTTTTTTCGATGGTCAAAAGTATGAATTTATCCGGGCAATATATTCGATATTTCAAATTCTTTAATTACAGTACCTACTGAAGATTCAAAATCATCGTCTCCCCATTGTTCAATATTTAGGATATTTTCGTCTGTTTCATCATAATAAGTCCAGGAAATTACTTCTGCCCAATCGTCTGTTTTATTCTCGCAATCCTTAAAAAATCCGGGATTTTCACCGTCAAGAAAATACTTTATATTTTTATATATCAACGATTTAGGAGGTTTGTCATTTTCAGAAATATATTCGGGAATATCTTCACTGATGGTTCTGATTTTTATTTTTTTACTGATTGATATTGAAATTTCGTCGTCGTTTTCTACACTAAGAAAAAACTGTTGTTCGCCATCGTCAATTTTATATTCTCTCGAAAAAAAATTGTTTCCCCAATCGTAATCGTAAGCAGCTTTCACTATCCAGGTCTTAAGGTCGTATTCAAAAACAAAACCTTTTTGCAAGTCTAAAACACTTATGTTGGTAGGATCGTACTCAGGTTTTTTTTCTTTTTTTTTGAACACATCAAAAATTCCCATATTTCTTTTTTTTAAATAATCAAATTATCATTTTGTCGGAAAGCACAAACCACAAATTCATAGATAAATTATCTGTGAATTTGTGGGATTTTCTTTTACATACCGAAATGCTAAATTTTCATTTTTGCTTTTAGTTCAGCAAGAGCATCGGAGGCTTCAATAGATTTATCGTCTGAAAGTACAGAGTCAATTTCGTCGTCGAGGCTTTTGTTTTCGTTTGAGATATCGCCATAAGCTTGTGCCAATGCCTCATCTTGCTCCACTTTTTCTTTCATTCGTTCTAAGGTTGAAATTGTTCCACCGCTATCAATCTGAGACATTTGCTTATTGAGTTTTTTGGTAGTAGCACTAACTTTTGCTCTTGCCTTCAGAGTTTTTAGTTCGTTTTCGTAATGCGAAATATTCGACTTTAATTTTTTAACATTTGCATCAATCTGAGAAATATTTTGTTCAAAATTCTTTGAGTTGGCTTCAGCAGTAGTTCCCTGCTTTGCGGCTTCTTCTTTTTTCAACAGAGCTTCGCTTGCTAATCTGTCGGCTTCGGCAGGTTCAATTTTTCCTTCTTGAGCTCTTTTTAAAACTAACATTGCCTTTTTTTCGTAGTCGGCAGCTTTGTTTTTATAGCTTGAAGCTTCGTTTTTCGATCTTATTGACATTGCTTTGACTTCTGCCAATGCTTGAAGACTTTTGTCGAGGTCGTTTTTCAAATCGCGTATTCCTTGCTCTGTCAACCGAATTGGGTTTTCGAGCTTATCAATTGCTGCATGGGCTTCTGCTTCACCCATCTTAAATAATCTTTGGAAAAAATTCATTTCTATTTATTTAAATTTTAATAATATTATATAATTCGTATGGCTTATTGTCTTGAAAAATTTAACATTTCATCTGTGTATTCGCTCAAAAGTAAAACTAATGAATTTAATGAGCCTTGAATTTCGTTTATGTCAAGATTTTCTAATTGAAGTGTATCGCGAAAAATGATTTTTTTGCCCGATTCGTCGATTACGAATGCTCCATGAACGATATTCCTGTTTATTTGAAGTAGTTTTTTATATGTATCGCAATTTTCAGATTCAACATCAAATAGGTATTGCTCTATTATCAAAATAGGATCATCGCAAGCAATCATCAAATTTTTAATGCCATCTTCTTCTTTTTGTATTACAAAAACTGAATCGTCAATGTTTTCCGAAACTATTTCGTATTCTAATTCTATAAGGTAGTTTTTTACTTTCAAAAAATAATTGTCCATTATTGTGTTTATTTAATTAATAATTCAATTCCAAACGGCAAGAAACTAATAAATATTTTACTTTTTCAAAGATATAAAATTAAAATTGTTTTAGGTGATATTAGCAAATAATTGTTTAATAAATGAAAAGATTGAATTTATATCATAACTTAAATGTTAGATACATAATATGTTAAGAAGA
It encodes:
- a CDS encoding alginate export family protein; its protein translation is MKHIVFLILVSFLIFSTTDLFSQFVVSGQFRPRAELGNGYKVLPTEADDPGFFISQRTRLNFNYSTEKMKTRLSFQDIRVWGDEDIYNKSGVWAKDAKNLDVYEAWFEFKIFENSMLRIGKQELKYDDQRLISWRNWSQYGLTYDALLYSFNKKGIQADVGLSFNNKSSNSVRKEYYSDNNRMKTLNFIYLKKKFNKAMHLSLIAVASGYEKEGNPSIIYLSETMGGNFVFKNKIVNASATAYYQMGENPTGQDVSAYLIAAKVLGTYDKFTFGGGIDIYSGHDTENTDEDYVNTDHTFDNLYGARFSLNGNMNHFTLFDAHTKNGGLTDIYVHFKYAISKKSTVKTDFHAFSLTKDVLNTVSLENYDKALSNEIDIAYIHKFSKAVKLNAGFCYSLPGETLEMFKGVYVEGEDVINPLFSYLMITVSPTFFKSK
- the dprA gene encoding DNA-protecting protein DprA; the encoded protein is MDLNLLKYKIGISLIPGIGSVIAKKLIAYIGGVEAVFKEKESVLQKIPGVGSILARSIVRQNVLIQAEKETKFIEKEGINAFFYLDADYPNRLKQCNDAPIILYSKGNVDFNQEKVISIVGTRKASSRGKEVCSQLVTKLRENNHNPIIVSGFAYGIDISAHKAAINNKLPTVAVLAHGLNTIYPALHKKYLNDIFENGAIITEFLHEQLPERVNFVKRNRIIAGISDATIVVESPVKGGSLITAEIANSYFRDVFAFPGRTNDTYSKGCNKLIKCNKAALIEDVEDLEYILNWNKKKGNSHAIQQKLFNELSENETIILDLLKENGELEIDTISRMSKLQISKVSSLLLNLEFAGLIKALPGKIFTLS
- a CDS encoding NAD(P)H-dependent glycerol-3-phosphate dehydrogenase, which translates into the protein MEKTAHNKKIAVLGGGSWATAIVKMLLNNESKVNWFMRNPDLIESIKRFHRNPRYLSSAYLEISKINFSSDINEIAEKSDVLIFAIPSAFLKLALGKLKINIEDKIIVSAIKGIVPDENMIIGDFFNNKYDIPLPSMVIISGPCHAEEVALERLSYLTIASQSEDNAKYIASSLQSRYIKTLISDDIFGTEYSAVLKNIFAIAAGICHGLRYGDNFQAVLISNAIREIKRFVDTVHPITRDIKDSAYLGDLLVTAYSKFSRNRTFGTMIGQGYSVKTAQLEMNMIAEGYYSTYCISKINEKYKVEMPITEAVYNIIYRKKSPANEIKLLTDKLN
- a CDS encoding YifB family Mg chelatase-like AAA ATPase, whose translation is MLVKAYGSAVYGVSATTITIEVNVSQGINFFLVGLPDSAVKESQQRIDSALRTNGYKIPGKKVVINMAPADIRKEGSAYDLPLAIGIMAASEQIKSEKVGDYVIMGELSLDGSLQPIKGVLPIAIQAREEGFKGFILPNQNAKEAAVVNNLEIYGVDNIKEVIDFFNEEIELEPTVVNTRDEFYKNINICDFDFSDVKGQENVKRALEVAAAGGHNIIMIGPPGAGKTMLAKRIPTIIPPLTLHESLETTKIHSVVGKISRETSLITSRPFRSPHHTISDVALVGGGQFPQPGEISLAHNGVLFLDELPEFKRTVLEVMRQPLEDRVITISRAKFSVEYPASFMLVSSMNPCPCGYYNHPEKNCVCSPGVVQKYLNKISGPLLDRIDIHIEVIPVSFKKLSETKMSENSIEIRQRVITARETQERRFAENKEVHSNSQMSSKQIRKYCEIDETGKTLLKNALEKLGLSARAYDRILKVSRTIADLEGYEDILSDHLAEAIQYRSLDRENWAG
- a CDS encoding DUF350 domain-containing protein encodes the protein MTHILDLAITTVVYLASGFILFFIGKMVYQLFHRNINIKDELVHKDNFAFAISHTGYFVGLLLAIGSAIIGPSNGLLIDLADIFIYGFIAILLLNISIIINDKIILRKFSVRKEIIDDQNAGTGVVEAANSIATGLIILGAVSGEGGGIMTALVFWAIGQIVILLISFVYDLITPYNIHEHIEKDNVAVGIGFAGAIIAIGNLIRFALMDDFESWATTLSFVGIEVLIGIILLPVVRFLSDKILLPGQKLTDEIINQEKPNIGAALIEAFSYIGGSVLLTWCM
- a CDS encoding DUF4178 domain-containing protein encodes the protein MGIFDVFKKKEKKPEYDPTNISVLDLQKGFVFEYDLKTWIVKAAYDYDWGNNFFSREYKIDDGEQQFFLSVENDDEISISISKKIKIRTISEDIPEYISENDKPPKSLIYKNIKYFLDGENPGFFKDCENKTDDWAEVISWTYYDETDENILNIEQWGDDDFESSVGTVIKEFEISNILPG
- a CDS encoding PspA/IM30 family protein, which codes for MNFFQRLFKMGEAEAHAAIDKLENPIRLTEQGIRDLKNDLDKSLQALAEVKAMSIRSKNEASSYKNKAADYEKKAMLVLKRAQEGKIEPAEADRLASEALLKKEEAAKQGTTAEANSKNFEQNISQIDANVKKLKSNISHYENELKTLKARAKVSATTKKLNKQMSQIDSGGTISTLERMKEKVEQDEALAQAYGDISNENKSLDDEIDSVLSDDKSIEASDALAELKAKMKI
- a CDS encoding molecular chaperone Tir; the protein is MDNYFLKVKNYLIELEYEIVSENIDDSVFVIQKEEDGIKNLMIACDDPILIIEQYLFDVESENCDTYKKLLQINRNIVHGAFVIDESGKKIIFRDTLQLENLDINEIQGSLNSLVLLLSEYTDEMLNFSRQ